A genomic region of Sarcophilus harrisii chromosome 6, mSarHar1.11, whole genome shotgun sequence contains the following coding sequences:
- the LOC100922247 gene encoding interferon-induced transmembrane protein 3, giving the protein MNTNQAVPLGQFNRAFSPPNYELLSEEPGLRPPGQDPASTIISVHSSEPPLKDFFVWSVFNTLYMNFCCLGFMALVFSVKARDRKLVGDLHAAQSYASTAKCLNICVLTIFLLLVVVTVVTVSVLSTL; this is encoded by the exons ATGAACACGAACCAGGCAGTCCCCTTGGGGCAATTCAACCGAGCTTTTTCTCCCCCTAACTATGAGCTTCTCTCGGAGGAGCCAGGACTGAGGCCTCCGGGGCAGGACCCAGCCTCCACCATCATCAGCGTCCACTCCTCTGAGCCTCCCCTGAAAGATTTCTTTGTCTGGTCCGTGTTCAACACGTTGTACATGAACTTCTGCTGCCTGGGGTTCATGGCCCTGGTCTTTTCCGTAAAG gccaGGGACCGGAAGTTAGTGGGTGACCTGCATGCAGCCCAGAGCTACGCTTCCACAGCCAAGTGTCTCAACATCTGCGTTCTGACCATCTTTCTTCTGCTGGTCGTCGTCACCGTGGTGACCGTTAGTGTCCTCAGCACACTCTGA